The Microlunatus antarcticus DNA segment ACCAGCTGCGGGGTGGTCAGGCGACGCAGGTGGGCCAGCGAGAAGTCGTCGTCCTCGTGCGGGCGGTAGTCCCGCTCCAGCAGGTCGGGCAGGCGGGCGAAGTCGACCGCGAGCTCGGAGAGCTGGAGGGTCAGCAGGCGCCCGTCCGTCCCGAGCTCCAGGACGTAGCTCTCGATCTCCTCCTCCAGCCGGGCCACCATCTCCAGCCGCTGCGCCACGAGGGCGACGTCGCGGATGGTGACGGCGTCCTGCACCTCCAGCGACGAGAGCCGCGCGATGACCTGGGTGAGCCGGCCGCGGTAGCGCTCGAGCGTCTGCAGCGCCTGCTCCGCCCGCGACAGGATCTGGCCCGACTGCTCGAGCAGGTAGCGCTGGTCGGCGAGGAACAGCGAGATCGTCGCCATCGAGGCGGAGACGGTGACCACGGGCAGGCCCGACTGCCGGGCGACGCGCTCCGCCGTACGGTGCCGGGTCCCGGTCTCGGACGTCTCGATGGAGCGGTCCGGCATCAGGTGGACGCCGGCCCGGACGATGCGCTCCCGGTCCTCGCTCAGCACGATGGCGCCGTCCATCTTGGCCAGCTCGCGCAGGGCGGTCGGGGTGAAGGGGACGTCGAGCGCGAACCCGCCGGTCGAGACCTCGGTGATGACGTCGGTGTCGCCGAGCACGATCAGCGCGCCCGTACGGCCGCGCAGGATGCGCTCCAGCCCGTCGCGCATCGGGGTGCCGGGCGCGAGCGTCCGCAGCTCGTCGAGCAGCGTCGCCCGACCCCCGCCGTCGCTCTCCGCAACCTCCACGGCTCGTGCTCCCGTCCCCGTCGGCCCACCCCGCAGCCGGCCGCCGTCATCTTAGGTCACTCTCAGCCGGAGTGCCCCGCCTCAGCGTCCGTCGACCCCGGCCGCCGACAGCGCGTGGGCGAGCGTCGGGACCTCGTGCACCCGGATGCCGGGACGCTCGGTCGTGCTGAGGCGCCGGGCGTCGACCAGGCCGCGACGGCCGGTCGTCGTCTCGGTCGGGACGAGCGCGTCGGTGAAACCCAGCCGCGCCGCCTCGGCCAGCCGCCGGTCGGTCCCCGGC contains these protein-coding regions:
- the disA gene encoding DNA integrity scanning diadenylate cyclase DisA, producing MEVAESDGGGRATLLDELRTLAPGTPMRDGLERILRGRTGALIVLGDTDVITEVSTGGFALDVPFTPTALRELAKMDGAIVLSEDRERIVRAGVHLMPDRSIETSETGTRHRTAERVARQSGLPVVTVSASMATISLFLADQRYLLEQSGQILSRAEQALQTLERYRGRLTQVIARLSSLEVQDAVTIRDVALVAQRLEMVARLEEEIESYVLELGTDGRLLTLQLSELAVDFARLPDLLERDYRPHEDDDFSLAHLRRLTTPQLVEPAVVARTLGFGPVINLDARVVSRGFRQVAQISRLPAALGVRLIEHFGNLQALFGASIAELQDVDGVGESRARVIRDGLLRLADAAYSDRLD